Proteins encoded in a region of the Benincasa hispida cultivar B227 chromosome 2, ASM972705v1, whole genome shotgun sequence genome:
- the LOC120070699 gene encoding 60S ribosomal protein L31, producing the protein MVEKTKGRKEEVVTREYTINLHKRLHGCTFKKKAPKAIKEIRKFAEKAMGTKDVRVDVKLNKHIWSRGIRSVPRRIRVRIARKRNDDEDAKEELYSLVTVAEIPAEGLKGLGTKVIDEED; encoded by the exons ATGGTTGAGAAAACCAAGGGAAGGAAGGAGGAGGTGGTTACCAGAGAGTACACCATCAATCTACACAAGCGTTTGCATGGCTG TACCTTCAAGAAGAAGGCTCCTAAGGCCATCAAAGAGATAAGGAAGTTTGCCGAGAAAGCAATGGGAACAAAGGATGTCAGGGTGGATGTGAAACTGAACAAGCATATCTGGAGCAGAGGAATTCGAAGTGTTCCAAGGAGAATTAGAGTTCGTATTGCACGCAAGAGGAACGACGATGAAGATGCAAAGGAAGAACTGTATTCTCTTGTTACCGTTGCAGAAATCCCGGCAGAAGGTTTGAAAGGATTAGGCACTAAGGTTATCGATGAAGAAGATTGA
- the LOC120070913 gene encoding protein PLASTID MOVEMENT IMPAIRED 1-RELATED 1, translated as MLSKVDSKKIGNRSGSEKLLNEIETISKALYLNKNLSKNSNPVANVRQRSTGKTNFPDPKLKPKSSNEDPTRKDKKSIWSWKTLKAFSHVRNRRFNCCFSLQVHSIKGLPSDLNDFSLSVFWKRRDGLLVTRPKKVVQGKVEFEEELNCTCTVHGSGNGPHHSAKYEAKHFLLYASVYGASEVDLGKHRVDLTRLLPLTLEELEEEKSSGKWATSFKLSGKAKGATMSVSFGYMVVGDNLTASGNQIGDSLKSKQNKYDIGKSEMLVGESGGRSRIQSTESIPGKMNNNSLISSQSVDDIKDLHEVLPIPKLELAKSVDLLYKKFDDGKLEASADSNPELNVSTEYCRPMKSDSYPSAPENENADVDCGTEFSFVERGIEVPFKEQVEKIEVGVEVSSEEQVEKIDVKDVDSSSDGRPAIENELSLAHEEGSRVDQQEEEHDSCTEEVFACNSSSNDYDIYTKESILKELESALSCVSELESAAMESPEEEQVISEFKSSDEPTGKGMSLDLEDEFLESDFLRMLGLEQSPSGLSSESEPESPRERLLRQFEEEAVAGGYSLFNFDIEDENYPACGYNFNVSSEFGDMVDTAFDMPSTVDANEGMCFIDDEARRSKMKAKMLEDLETEVLMHKWGLNEEAFQQSPSSSSHGFGSPVDMPCGEPFELPPLGEGLGSFIQTKSGGFLRSMNPAIFQNAKSGGNLIMQVSTPVVVPAEMGSGIMEILQRLASVGIEKLSMQANKLMPLEDITGKTMQQVAWEAITTLEGSERQGIPQSEPVFKQDPFDRRKTSMGKSSGSRHEKFSSNSMRGEPETEYVSLEDVAPLALDKIEALSMEGLRIQSGMSEDEAPSNISAQSIGEFSALRGKGIDISGSLGLEGTAGLQLLDIKDNGDDVDGLMGLSLSLDEWMRLDSGELDDEEIISEHTSKVLAAHHANSLDFIHGGTKGGRRGKSSSRKCGLLGNNFTVALMVQLRDPLRNYEPVGAPMLSLIQVERVFIPPKPKIYNTVSEVRNNYDEEDEIVARIERKEEPEEKASEQQGIPQFRITEVHVAGIKTEPNKKLWGTSTSNQQKSGSRWLVANGMGKSKKHPFLKTKAAAPKSSAPELSKVQPPGDREKDSLWSISSGAKWKAFSALNPLVRNPNVVFPNENFRLR; from the exons ATGCTGTCGAAAGTTGATTCGAAGAAGATTGGGAACCGTTCGGGCAGTGAGAAGTTGTTGAATGAGATAGAAACCATAAGCAAAGCTCTTTATCTGAACAAAAATCTATCGAAGAATTCAAATCCTGTTGCCAATGTTCGACAAAGATCTACTGGGAAAACCAATTTTCCTGATCCCAAGTTGAAGCCAAAAAGCAGTAATGAAGATCCAACACGCAAGGATAAGAAATCTATATGGAGTTGGAAGACTTTGAAGGCATTCTCCCATGTTCGAAACCGCAGGTTTAATTGTTGTTTCTCTCTCCAAGTTCACTCAATCAAGGGGTTACCTTCTGACTTGAacgattttagtctaagtgtgTTCTGGAAGAGGCGGGATGGCTTATTGGTTACTCGCCCCAAGAAGGTTGTACAGGGAAAGGTAGAATTTGAAGAGGAGTTGAACTGTACTTGTACAGTACATGGTAGTGGGAATGGACCCCATCATTCTGCAAAGTATGAGGCCAAGCATTTTTTACTCTATGCTTCTGTATATGGTGCTTCAGAGGTTGATTTGGGAAAGCATCGGGTTGACCTCACAAGGTTGCTTCCCCTAACATTGGAGGagttagaagaagaaaagagctCTGGAAAGTGGGCTACAAGTTTTAAATTATCTGGTAAGGCTAAAGGTGCCACCATGAGTGTTAGTTTTGGATACATGGTAGTGGGTGATAATTTAACCGCCTCTGGAAATCAGATTGGCGATTCCTTAAAGTCAAAGCAGAATAAGTATGATATTGGAAAATCCGAGATGTTGGTTGGTGAATCTGGTGGTAGAAGCAGAATACAGAGTACTGAGAGTATTCCTGGAAAGATGAACAATAATTCTCTCATATCATCCCAGTCAGTAGATGATATAAAGGATCTTCATGAAGTTTTACCAATACCTAAGTTAGAACTTGCCAAGTCGGTAGATTTATTATACAAAAAATTTGATGATGGTAAGTTGGAGGCTTCAGCAGACAGCAACCCTGAGCTCAATGTAAGTACTGAATATTGTCGTCCAATGAAATCCGATTCTTACCCTTCTGCCCCTGAGAATGAAAATGCTGACGTTGATTGTGGAACTGAGTTCTCATTTGTTGAACGAGGGATTGAAGTGCCATTCAAGGAACAGGTGGAGAAAATTGAAGTAGGGGTTGAAGTGTCATCTGAGGAACAGGTGGAGAAAATTGATGTAAAAGATGTTGATTCCTCTTCAGATGGACGCCCTGCAATTGAAAATGAATTATCGTTGGCTCATGAAGAGGGTAGCAGGGTCGATCAGCAGGAGGAGGAACATGATAGCTGCACTGAGGAGGTTTTTGCATGCAATAGTTCTTCCAATGATTATGATATTTACACCAAAGAATCAATCCTGAAGGAGTTGGAATCAGCCTTGAGTTGTGTGTCTGAACTGGAGTCAGCGGCAATGGAGTCTCCCGAGGAAGAGCAGGTGATCTCAGAATTTAAGTCAAGTGATGAACCAACTGGAAAGGGTATGTCCCTTGATTTGGAGGATGAGTTTTTGGAAAGTGATTTCTTACGTATGTTGGGGCTTGAGCAAAGTCCATCTGGTTTGAGTTCTGAAAGTGAGCCAGAGTCTCCAAGAGAGCGGCTGTTACGACAATTTGAGGAAGAAGCTGTAGCTGGTGGTTATTCCTTGTTCAATTTTGATATTGAAGATGAGAATTATCCGGCATGTGGTTATAATTTTAATGTAAGTTCTGAGTTTGGAGACATGGTTGATACAGCTTTTGATATGCCCTCAACCGTTGATGCTAATGAAGGCATGTGCTTCATAGATGATGAAGCAAGGAGGAGCAAGATGAAAGCAAAGATGTTGGAAGATTTGGAGACAGAGGTTTTGATGCACAAGTGGGGCTTGAATGAGGAAGCCTTTCAGCAGTCACCATCAAGCAGCTCTCATGGGTTTGGAAGTCCAGTTGATATGCCTTGTGGAGAGCCGTTTGAATTGCCTCCTCTTGGAGAAGGACTGGGTTCATTTATCCAGACAAAGAGCGGAGGTTTTTTGCGATCTATGAATCCTGCAATTTTTCAGAATGCTAAGAGCGGCGGGAACTTGATTATGCAGGTTTCTACCCCCGTGGTAGTACCTGCCGAAATGGGTTCAGGGATAATGGAAATACTACAACGTCTGGCCTCAGTTGGAATTGAAAAACTCTCTATGCAAGCAAATAAGTTGATGCCTTTGGAAGATATAACTGGGAAAACAATGCAACAAGTAGCGTGGGAAGCCATTACTACTTTGGAGGGTTCTGAG AGGCAAGGTATTCCTCAGAGCGAACCGGTGTTCAAGCAAGATCCATTTGATAGAAGAAAAACTTCCATGGGAAAATCATCCGGTTCTAGGCACGAAAAGTTTAGTTCAAACTCTATGCGTGGTGAGCCTGAGACGGAATATGTATCCTTAGAAGATGTGGCTCCTCTAGCCTTGGACAAGATTGAAGCACTTTCAATGGAAGGGCTGAGGATACAGTCAGGAATGTCAGAGGACGAGGCACCTTCAAACATCAGTGCACAGTCTATAGGAGAATTTTCAGCTCTTCGGGGCAAGGGAATTGACATTAGTGGGTCGCTTGGACTGGAAGGAACTGCTGGATTGCAATTGTTGGACATAAAAGACAATGGTGATGATGTTGATGGATTAATGggtctttctctctctctcgatGAATGGATGAGATTGGATTCTGGGGAACTTGATGATGAAGAAATTATCAGCGAACATACTTCTAAAGTACTTGCTGCTCATCATGCTAATTCATTAGACTTCATTCATGGTGGCACGAAAGGAGGAAGGCGAGGGAAGAGTTCTAGCAGAAAGTGTGGTTTACTAGGCAACAACTTCACTGTGGCACTCATGGTGCAACTCCGTGATCCATTGAGAAATTATGAACCAGTTGGTGCCCCAATGCTTTCTCTTATCCAggtggagagagtgttcatccCACCAAAACCCAAAATCTACAACACGGTTTCGGAGGTACGAAACAACTACGACGAGGAGGACGAGATTGTTGCAAGAATAGAGAGAAAGGAAGAACCAGAGGAGAAAGCTTCTGAACAACAAGGCATTCCTCAGTTCAGAATCACGGAAGTTCATGTTGCAGGTATCAAAACTGAGCCCAATAAGAAACTATGGGGAACCTCTACATCCAACCAACAGAAATCTGGTTCACGATGGTTGGTCGCCAATGGCATGGGAAAGAGCAAGAAACATCCGTTTCTGAAGACAAAGGCTGCTGCTCCGAAGTCGTCGGCTCCCGAACTGTCGAAGGTGCAACCTCCTGGGGATAGAGAGAAAGATTCCTTGTGGAGCATCTCATCTGGGGCCAAGTGGAAAGCTTTCTCTGCACTAAATCCACTTGTAAGGAACCCAAATGTTGTATTTCCTAATGAAAATTTCAGGTTAAGGTGA